The Halalkalicoccus subterraneus genome includes a window with the following:
- a CDS encoding amphi-Trp domain-containing protein encodes MAETTSHDEELSRKEAAAFLRSVADELDSGQEVIEVPIGNKGVRLSPSDVIDTEATVTERSRRLRKDIEELSIEFTWNPTAATVESEAEAETEVGDETTESDAGPRTDPESETGR; translated from the coding sequence ATGGCCGAAACGACCAGTCACGACGAGGAACTGTCACGGAAAGAGGCGGCCGCGTTTCTTCGGTCGGTCGCCGACGAACTGGACTCGGGGCAGGAGGTCATCGAAGTCCCGATCGGGAACAAGGGCGTCAGACTATCGCCGTCGGACGTGATCGACACGGAGGCGACGGTGACCGAACGCTCGCGTCGGCTCCGAAAGGACATCGAGGAGCTGTCCATCGAGTTCACGTGGAATCCGACGGCGGCCACCGTCGAATCGGAGGCGGAGGCCGAGACCGAGGTGGGTGACGAGACGACCGAGTCGGATGCCGGGCCCCGGACTGATCCGGAGTCCGAAACGGGCCGATGA